A region of the Arachis hypogaea cultivar Tifrunner chromosome 15, arahy.Tifrunner.gnm2.J5K5, whole genome shotgun sequence genome:
aaccaaattaaaaaatatcttaaaaaagtaaatataatttttatggaaaaaaaataaaaataagagctAAATTTCCATTAGAGGTTGAAAATGAAATATTATTTGTGATTGAATCAGGCACGAAAGAAGCTTAAGAGGATTCTTGAAGGGGTGTTGGAGCgaaagagaaataataataaaagaaaggatgAGATGATGAGGAGAGATTTGATTTCAGTATTGATGGAAGTGAAAGATGAAGAGGGTAGGCAGCTGGAAGATGAAGACATCGTAGACTTACTTGTCATATTCTTGTTAGCCGGTCACGAAAGCTCTGCTCATGGCATCTTGTGGACCATCATCTACCTCACCCAACACCCCGTTCTCTTCCTTACAGCTAAGGTACGGGTAATGTTAGccagacaaaaaaataaaaaaacaatcagaacttatcttatttaacattcattagtTGTCGTAACAATTAACGAATGTTAAACAATTAACGAatgttaaataaggcaagttatggctgtttttgaCTAATTTTCTTTGGTTATCAAACATTTCTACTAAGATATCCTCCCTACTCCCTACTACTATATACTAATTCAACTCATGTTACTTGTTTTTATTCTATTCATATTCCATCATCAGCGAGAACAACAAGAGATCATCAACACAAGGCCTTCCATGCAGACAGGATTGGACATTAAGGAAATTAAGCGGATGACTTATTTATCAAaggtatatatttaatttattttacatccATGTCAAACCTaagctttaattaattaattgcttTCAATTATTGTTAGGTTATTGATGAGATGCTGCGCAGAACAACTATCTCCTTTGCAAACTTTAGACAGGCAAAAGTTAATGTTAACATTAATGGTTAGTTATATATTCAGTGGTATCCTTTAATCTCAATGTTTATTTACATTTATTGTCACAAAATTCTTAACCGTTTAAAAATTGCAGGTTATACTATACCAAAAGACTGGAAAATCTTGGTTTGGAATAGAGGTGTTCACATGGATCCTGAAACTTATCCCAATCCAATGGAATTTGATCCTTCCAGATGGGATGTATGTATGATGAccattaattactttttataatttaatttaatttaataaacaaAAAGTCCATTAATCTAATGTATATATGTTACTAAATTACTAAAATGTGGTGCAGAATTACCATGCTAGAGCAGGGTCTTTTCTTCCGTTCGGATTAGGAAGTCGGTTATGTCCTGGAGGTGACCTAGCCAAGCTTGAGATCACCATTTTCCTCCATCATTTTCTTCTAAATTACAAGTTAGTAAATGTCTTAGTATTATTAATTTACTGATTGAAGAAGGCAAGTAGTACTTAGTACTTATATTATATTATCGTTGTTTTCTAAAAATGATTTTGATTATGCAGAATGGAGAGAATTAATCCTGATTGTCCGGTGATTTATTTACCGGTGCCAAGGCCAAGTGACAACTGCCTTGCAAAAATTGTGAAGGCCACATAAATCGCAGAAGATACTTAGCGTTAATATTTTTCATTACTCCTTCTAAATAATATCTTTGAATAATTGAGCCCTCAGGGGCATGGAATTTTAATATTCGTTTTAGCAAATAGTCCAATAAAACAAAAATGGAGAGAAATGAAATCGTTGGTAGTTGGTAGTGCATTTTGATTTGATAAGAGTTTGTccacaaattaaattaatttcaattaagaaAGCAGAGTTATGAAAGCACTATGGAAAAAAATTCCTCTTGCCCAACCTACTTCAATTTGTATCAACATCAAAGTCTGAGAAATACCATCTTAATatgtataatttaaattagttgtGACTTGTACTAAGAATAATattaacatattaaaaatataactatttatataagATAAATTTTCTGATGATATAATTTTAGGTGACTGATGTTTAACTGACCAATAATATATTGAAATGTATAAGTGATGAGTCTTATCTATGCATGCATCGACGCTGCTCCAAAGGGCCTCTTAGTGTTGAGGGCTGTAAGTTTGTGAGGTTTACTACAGGAACAGGGAGAAAATTTTGACTTCAAAAAAATGGTTGTGACATGGACGGACAAAAGTGTGAATGGACAAAAATACTTGTTTCGAAAAATGTTTAAATGTCCAAAACATATGTTAGACAAAGaataaatttgatttttagaaatgaattaaaaacaaaaactaagattttaccaaataaaaaataaaaactaaggtGGAGAGGATAACGtagaggaaaaaaaataaagaaggaacttttatttattttaggattagattgatTGATTCTTTTAATGGTGAAATTTAAAGAAACCAAAGTAATCCTTTAAGACCTGAATTGAAAAACTTACACAAAGACGTGTTAGTACGAAAATTTTCttatattaattaaaagtaaaattgtattaattaaaaaaatactaatttaccttccgttgtaatttttttggagataataaattttttatatataaaaaaatttaaatattttttggtgAAAAAGTTAGTagtaacttttataaaatataagttaaattatACAGTTGGTCATACACTTTTAGTGAAATTGTAAATTAATCTttacactttaaaagtttataattgggtccttaaaaaaataaaaatttgtaatttagtctccgccattcaaaaaaaatttgatttaacagaatattctcagcaTATTCCTATTTTAAACATGTGAGCTGCACATGTGTGACAATAGGGACCAATTTGTAATTTTAGCGAAAATATAGAGACCAACAGTGTAATTTAACTATTTGAAAATGATCAAAAACTCCCTAGGCTATCTGAACCCACCCCGCCCCTCTCCGACTCTCTCACTCTTACTTTCTCACTTTACAAAATGGTACCCCAACCCCAACTCCAGCGCTCTTTATCACCTCGCCTCACCATTGACGTGCCTCTTGCCTCCATTGCCGCGCATCGGATTCACCGATAAATTGAGTTACTATTTTTATATtgatttgttgctattttttCTTAGATATTGACTTGTTCGCTTTGAGCATGTTTGGGATTGGAATTGTTCTCTTTTATTTATCGGTGTTCAGTATCAGGattggaagagaagaaaaagttgtTGGATGAGAGAGGTGAGTTGGAGGAAGGAGGCGAGACCCGACCCGTGAGCACAAATGCGGTGAATTCGGCATGACAACGGTGAATCGAGGTgagtaggggtgttcgcggtgcgatttggattggatgatttttttaaaaaatccgaTCCAATCTGATCCAATTTtgagcggtttggattggattaaatttgcggttttgtaaattaaaaaaattaaatatatataacaagtctcaacatcaaattttaaataacaaacaatgacataacaagtcttaaacaatatcttaaaaaaccaacgataacataacaatagaaataaaattataggttagttaaaataaataaataaatcacattttgaacataaaatatttattaaataataatacatgaaaaatataaaaatttataacagattgaatatgttataagtataattgtaaatataataataaaacaataatattataacacattatgcggtttggattggatttgattggttatgaaaagtagattcgaaatccgatccgatccagcggtttgcaaaaaataaaatccaatcaaatctGAATTAGTGCGATTTCAATCGATTTTcaatttggattggattggatgagcggtttaatttAGATCTGTTTGGATTTGAACACTCATAGAAGTGAGGGACAGAAAATGCTGGAGTTGGGGTATCGATTCGGAAAGTGAGAAAGTGAGAGTCAGAGAGCTATAGTGGGACGAAGTGGGTTCAGATAGCCTAGGAAGTTTTTGGTCATTTTCAAATAGTTAAATTATACGGTTGGTcctcatactttcactaaaattgTAAATTGGTCCCTGTTATCAAACATGTGCAGCTCACATgtttaaaatagagaatatgctaagaatattctattaaatcaaacactttttaaatggtagggactaaattacaaattttaattctctttaaggactcaattaaaaaattttaaaatatatgaacTAATTTGCAATTTTACTGAAAATGTAGAGACCatatatgttttattattttaatttaaaaataattaattttttattttattattttattaccaACTTTTTTTAAGAAGATATtgatttataagaaaaaaaattctcatGTTTCCTATCTCCCATTGTATTTCACAAATAATAAgctttaaattaatttgtaaaaaGGGATGTGAAAATTAAACCATTTTAGgagcatttttttataattaaaatgtaacaatgatgttagaaatttattttgtaactcactttttttaatttttaaaagtataaatttcACAACAATTtatgattaaattaaaattgtaaaaCTAATATAGTATTTAATAATAAGAAGCTGATAACGATAAGTTCATATTTTGGGATAGTAAAATTAAATTAGCTGAAACACTAAGTTAATTGAAATCAATTTCATAAGAGGAGTGTTGGGGTGAAGATCTTATCATTTGtaactattaattaatttttaatagaattttgcTATAGAGTCaatagaatatttatacaatgtgtataataggttatttatttagtttaatatgaattaaaaatgaATATTCGGGATAAAATATTACTCATTTCTCAAGGGTATGTCTAAAACGAGCTCAACTATTATGTGCTTATTGAATGAGCCACACTTATATAggccattagattttattagataaaaattaaaggctaatataaaacaagagcattgatggactctaataaatatagaatatcctagtacataaataaatgttttaaatggcaatattttaatacacaatactttaaacgacaacaaaatcttttattcttaaataattaaatataaaatatatgagtattttttatttattaaaattaattattgcaaaaaaattttataatattaaaataatattttaaactataactagcataaaactataaaattattaaaatttattttatattacttgataaataattagataattatattcaaaatttattaacttactacttttattaaagatattattatatagtataattttttataaaaatatttttaaaaaataatttatttaaaatattatatataatacataaaaatattattttttattttttaatttttttagaaaaacaaaataaataatataattttaaatacatacctaaataaaaaaattaatattttcatgtattatat
Encoded here:
- the LOC112747996 gene encoding 7,8-epoxymelianol synthase CYP88A51-like isoform X1, coding for MIRMVWLMVVVGLLGGYAFVFGLLRRINNWYYVWRVGKTKYPLPPGDLGWPFLGNMPSFLKAFNSDPDSFIHNLLSRYGRTGMYRTHLFGWPSIIVCSPETCRKVLTDVERLKLGYPASTMALVGKRSFHGISNAEHKRLRRLTTASMTGHDTLSTYVGLIEDISIKSLHELSSMDRPFEFLVEMRKFAFKVFTTIFFGFHDHDHVDLDMVDNLYTILNLGMKSMAINLPGFAFHRALKVSFYKCLQLIKYTARKKLKRILEGVLERKRNNNKRKDEMMRRDLISVLMEVKDEEGRQLEDEDIVDLLVIFLLAGHESSAHGILWTIIYLTQHPVLFLTAKREQQEIINTRPSMQTGLDIKEIKRMTYLSKVIDEMLRRTTISFANFRQAKVNVNINGYTIPKDWKILVWNRGVHMDPETYPNPMEFDPSRWDNYHARAGSFLPFGLGSRLCPGGDLAKLEITIFLHHFLLNYKMERINPDCPVIYLPVPRPSDNCLAKIVKAT
- the LOC112747996 gene encoding 7,8-epoxymelianol synthase CYP88A51-like isoform X2: MIRMVWLMVVVGLLGGYAFVFGLLRRINNWYYVWRVGKTKYPLPPGDLGWPFLGNMPSFLKAFNSDPDSFIHNLLSRYGRTGMYRTHLFGWPSIIVCSPETCRKVLTDVERLKLGYPASTMALVGKRSFHGISNAEHKRLRRLTTASMTGHDTLSTYVGLIEDISIKSLHELSSMDRPFEFLVEMRKFAFKVFTTIFFGFHDHDHVDLDMVDNLYTILNLGMKSMAINLPGFAFHRALKARKKLKRILEGVLERKRNNNKRKDEMMRRDLISVLMEVKDEEGRQLEDEDIVDLLVIFLLAGHESSAHGILWTIIYLTQHPVLFLTAKREQQEIINTRPSMQTGLDIKEIKRMTYLSKVIDEMLRRTTISFANFRQAKVNVNINGYTIPKDWKILVWNRGVHMDPETYPNPMEFDPSRWDNYHARAGSFLPFGLGSRLCPGGDLAKLEITIFLHHFLLNYKMERINPDCPVIYLPVPRPSDNCLAKIVKAT